Genomic DNA from Catenulispora sp. EB89:
CGCGCCGAACGGTCGGCTGGAAGCTGTCCGCCCTGCCGCACTCCTCGCGCCCGAACCTGACTCACAGCCTGTCGTCCTTGTCGCTGAGGATCCCGAGGCGGTGCTGACCGAGGTCGCCGTGCTCGACGGCCGGCTGCTCGTCACGCGCGTGCGCCATGCCGTCTCCGAGATCACCGTCCACGATCCGCACACCGGAGTCCAGGTCGACCAGCTGTCCCTTCCAGGCCCGGGGACGGTCGGCACGGTGCGCACGGCGCCCGACGGCCGCGAGGCGTGGTTCGGCTACACCGACCACATCACTCCCATCAGTGTGCTGCGTTACGACGTGCGCTCCGATGCGCGCTCCGGCTCGGTCGCACCGTGGGCCGCCGCGCCGGGAACCCCGGTCATCGAGGGCTGCGTCGTGCGCCGGGTGCGGTTCCCCTCCCACGACGGCACGCTCGTCACGGCCTTCGTGCTGTCTCCGACCGGGCACCCCGACCGCCCGCGTCCGACGGTGATCAGCGGCTACGGCGGGTTCGGCGCGTCGATCGTCCCCGGTTGGGCGCCACAGGCCCTCGCCTGGGTCGAGCGCGGCGGCGTGTTCGTGTTCGCGTGCCTTCGCGGCGGCGGCGAGGAAGGCCAGGCCTGGCACGACGCCGGACGCCGTGCCGCCAAGCAGAACACCTTCGACGACCTCGACGCCGCCGCCGACTGGCTCATCGCCGACGGATGGACCGACCCCGCGCGCCTGGGCCTGCTCGGCAGCTCCAACGGCGGCCTGACCGTCGCGGCGGCGATGACACAGCACCCTGAGAAGTACGCGGCCGTCGTCGCCGTCAGCCCCCTGCTCGACATGGTGCGCTACGAGGCCTCCGGCATGGGCCCGAGCTGGCGCGAGGAGTACGGCACGGCCGCGGACCCCGACGACCTCGCCGTCCTGCACGCCTACTCGCCGTACCACCGCGTCCGCGAGGGGGCGCGCTACCCGGCCGTCCTGCTCGCCGTTGCCGACGGCGACACCCGCGTGAGCCCGCTGCACGCCCGCAAGATGTGCGCCGCGCTGCAACACGCGTCCGCGGGCCCCGGCCCGATCCTGCTCCGCCTGGAGCGCGGTGTCGGCCACGGGGCCCGCGGCATCGGCGCGACGGTCGAGCTTTTCGCCGACGTCATGGTGTTCCTCGCGGAACACCTCGCCCTGACTATGTGAAGATGCTCAGGCCGCTGCAGGACGGGATGCCCAGCCACGGAACGGTGAACGTGGCGCTCCCGTCAGGGGCCGTACACACCTTCAGGAAAGCGTTGCCGACGCCGAGCGCCGCGCCGACGATGCTCGCGATCTGGGCGCCGTTCGGGACGCCGGCGACGGCGAGGATCGGACCGACGAGGGCGGCGACGGTCTGGCCGAAGCCGATGACGTTCTCGACCTCGGTGACCGCCTGCTTGCTCAGGTTCAGCTGGACGCCGGAGTTGTCGATGGTGAGGGTGATGCCGGGCAGGATCTGGTAGGTCGTGTTCGGCGTCGCCGCCGGGACGGCCGTGGCGACGTGGATCGCCGTCCCGGTCTTCTCGGCGGCGGCCGTCTCGATGCTGACACGGCCGTCGCCGGCCTGCACGTAGCGCGCCGCCGCCAGCAGCGCCGCGGTCGGCGCCGTGCTGTCGCCGGACCGTGTGGGCTCCTGCGCGGCGGCGCTCGCCGGGCCGGCGGCGGCCGCGACCAGCGAGGCGCTGATCGTGGCGGCGGTGACGAGGGGCACGACGCGTCGCAGGCGCTTGGCACTGTCCTTCGCGTGTTTGCGGCGGGCGGGGGGCTCAATGGTGCTCACAGATGGTCCTTTCTCGGGACATCGGCCGTTGCAAGGCCATGGCGTCACCGTAATGACAGCCTCCGAGGACCCCTCCTCTTTTCAACCGCTCTGCCTGGTGGTATGGCTCTCAGCTGGCAAAAGATCACAGCAGGTGAGCGC
This window encodes:
- a CDS encoding prolyl oligopeptidase family protein; amino-acid sequence: MSVLNEHAEVAVGSYPPAPRTGPVEALHGIPVADPYRWLEDESDPATTAWSAAQEELYAARRGGWALLEPMRRRIADLLDVGSVSAPVARGGRLFDTLREPGRDQMALRVTDARGSGARILWDPLVQDPSGLTVLECWEPSSDGSLVAVQYSAAGTEDTLLVVLDVASGRVVDGPIDRLRRCDVAWLADSSGFYYARRRPPEEIPGEERYHRRVRLHRLGADPETDAVVFGEGRAMDDFYTPRLSADGRWLTVAVTRGADPATELWLADLAASGPEAPMLRRVVGSGAARMDLVIPAGTEPQDTAYLITFQDAPNGRLEAVRPAALLAPEPDSQPVVLVAEDPEAVLTEVAVLDGRLLVTRVRHAVSEITVHDPHTGVQVDQLSLPGPGTVGTVRTAPDGREAWFGYTDHITPISVLRYDVRSDARSGSVAPWAAAPGTPVIEGCVVRRVRFPSHDGTLVTAFVLSPTGHPDRPRPTVISGYGGFGASIVPGWAPQALAWVERGGVFVFACLRGGGEEGQAWHDAGRRAAKQNTFDDLDAAADWLIADGWTDPARLGLLGSSNGGLTVAAAMTQHPEKYAAVVAVSPLLDMVRYEASGMGPSWREEYGTAADPDDLAVLHAYSPYHRVREGARYPAVLLAVADGDTRVSPLHARKMCAALQHASAGPGPILLRLERGVGHGARGIGATVELFADVMVFLAEHLALTM